The Rhodopseudomonas palustris genome window below encodes:
- a CDS encoding TniB family NTP-binding protein, giving the protein MTWNTRSVEERRKHIGSFVAVTPTMKRATDVFRRCYREYHEGQQASCSFVVGETGVGKTTAANDFMEEIREEYRGTLKDGIDVHTIDPKTYPTNMSVTFQQPGRGLVRPILKIMVSKKTTYKQLFGETLAALGMPTKRATLAEMKSIVRHQIEGQGVRMIIFDECQHIVDSSQIRDPYEAADFLKELMKETRVQICCVGLHYATDFLLENGQLETMKSEEHHMRPFPLDFNESAELCMFLRSLSDDLPFDRKPQLFTPALALRLHLASDGYVGYITKYVSMAAKDAIDQNLDTVTMDLIGDAYARKHNVPDKENPFRVKGEIDEDGFQKIKAARRKMLEEEACKSRATRRRKDREKSLRKAAAAA; this is encoded by the coding sequence ATGACGTGGAATACTCGCTCTGTAGAAGAACGCCGAAAGCATATCGGCAGCTTTGTTGCCGTCACGCCGACGATGAAACGAGCAACGGATGTGTTCCGTCGCTGCTACCGCGAATACCACGAAGGTCAGCAGGCGAGTTGTTCTTTCGTCGTCGGCGAGACCGGTGTCGGCAAGACGACCGCTGCGAACGATTTTATGGAGGAAATCCGCGAAGAATATCGCGGTACGCTCAAAGACGGAATCGATGTCCATACGATCGATCCCAAAACCTATCCTACGAACATGAGCGTCACGTTTCAGCAGCCTGGGCGCGGCCTCGTTCGCCCGATTCTCAAGATTATGGTCAGCAAGAAGACGACCTACAAACAACTGTTTGGTGAGACGCTAGCCGCGCTCGGCATGCCCACCAAGCGCGCGACCTTGGCGGAAATGAAATCGATCGTTCGCCACCAAATCGAGGGTCAAGGCGTGCGAATGATTATCTTCGACGAATGCCAACACATCGTAGATAGCAGCCAAATTCGCGATCCCTACGAGGCAGCGGATTTTCTAAAGGAGCTGATGAAAGAGACGCGCGTCCAAATCTGCTGCGTAGGGCTCCACTATGCAACGGACTTCCTACTGGAGAATGGGCAGCTCGAGACCATGAAGAGCGAGGAACATCATATGAGGCCGTTCCCGCTTGATTTCAACGAAAGTGCCGAATTGTGCATGTTTTTGCGGTCCCTGTCCGATGACTTGCCCTTCGACCGCAAGCCGCAACTGTTCACGCCTGCGCTGGCCCTTCGACTTCACCTGGCCTCCGATGGCTACGTTGGGTATATTACTAAGTACGTCTCAATGGCAGCGAAGGACGCGATCGACCAGAACCTCGACACGGTGACAATGGATCTCATTGGCGACGCATATGCTCGCAAGCATAATGTCCCCGACAAGGAGAACCCGTTCCGGGTGAAAGGCGAGATCGACGAGGATGGCTTCCAGAAGATCAAAGCCGCCCGCAGAAAGATGCTTGAGGAAGAGGCTTGTAAGAGCCGTGCAACCCGCCGAAGAAAAGACCGGGAGAAGTCACTCAGAAAGGCAGCTGCGGCGGCATGA
- a CDS encoding PIN domain-containing protein: protein MDLHLVPDTNLFFEFKALEQLPWEELGHDPIVLILTKPVLDEIDRHKKGSGRTRDRALDIFGRFRSMLTQGAQDALIRPSEPKVLLRRMTSVLPDPAYKDHLDYDKADEKLIGIVSALNRQAAGHEVRLFTDDGGPAGMALDLGVPYLMIDQSWRRPPAETTEAKQIRELKKDLEAYRDLEPKISIRCKTADAERFVKVVGKVATPLTEGEVDQLIEELRRKHPLRTDFNPPPTTTTVGFRETKIVEYSAPTDEEIASYRDVRYPEWIKSCREILWKFHVGRDVAAPPVLLQWAMSNDGSRPASRVRVEFATSGPLALMRGRIDDAVDDENSSSAVQSSPSAVMRLPPAPKPPAFHEKITREPATEKHLEALARVSLPSLRGVDALKQHGHALSSARILAASGAYDLSAFKRIQDSLAGITGIDAAMRNSLANIVTPTIRPISSFSLPRYLPPPPPKPEEFYYSSWPKQSPVRNGALTCELWRHQNGDEIFEFEVLFEGDDDARGVVECSVHAENLTTPQQLRVVVERKIEFIKMFDLARALVEQ from the coding sequence ATGGACCTGCATCTCGTCCCCGACACAAATCTGTTTTTCGAGTTCAAGGCTCTTGAGCAACTCCCTTGGGAGGAGCTTGGACACGACCCGATCGTGCTGATTCTCACGAAGCCAGTCTTGGATGAAATCGATAGGCACAAGAAGGGTAGCGGACGCACGCGCGATCGCGCTCTCGATATTTTCGGCCGCTTCCGCAGCATGCTTACGCAAGGTGCCCAAGACGCGTTGATCCGGCCCTCCGAACCTAAGGTGCTTCTTCGCAGAATGACGAGTGTTCTGCCTGACCCGGCCTACAAAGATCATCTCGACTACGACAAAGCCGACGAAAAGCTCATCGGCATCGTCTCAGCGTTGAATAGACAAGCCGCTGGTCACGAGGTGAGGCTCTTCACGGACGATGGCGGTCCGGCGGGCATGGCACTCGATCTGGGCGTCCCATACCTGATGATTGATCAGAGTTGGCGTCGTCCTCCAGCGGAGACGACCGAAGCGAAGCAGATTCGTGAGCTCAAGAAGGATTTGGAAGCCTATCGCGACCTTGAACCTAAGATATCCATTCGCTGCAAAACCGCCGACGCTGAGCGCTTCGTAAAAGTCGTCGGCAAGGTCGCCACGCCGTTGACTGAAGGAGAGGTGGACCAGCTTATCGAGGAGTTGCGGCGCAAGCACCCCCTGCGCACCGATTTCAATCCGCCACCCACGACCACCACCGTCGGATTTAGAGAAACCAAGATTGTCGAATACTCGGCTCCGACGGATGAGGAGATCGCTAGCTATCGCGATGTGCGCTATCCCGAGTGGATTAAGAGCTGCCGTGAAATCCTATGGAAATTCCACGTCGGCCGAGACGTAGCGGCACCGCCCGTTCTACTTCAGTGGGCGATGTCGAACGATGGATCGAGACCCGCGTCGCGGGTCAGAGTAGAATTCGCGACCTCGGGGCCGTTGGCGTTGATGAGAGGAAGGATCGACGACGCTGTAGACGACGAAAACTCAAGTTCAGCCGTCCAATCCTCCCCGAGCGCAGTCATGCGGCTGCCGCCTGCTCCTAAACCACCCGCGTTTCATGAGAAGATCACGCGCGAACCTGCGACCGAAAAACATCTTGAAGCTCTAGCACGCGTGTCGCTGCCTTCATTGCGTGGAGTCGACGCTTTGAAACAACATGGACACGCGTTAAGTTCAGCTAGAATACTGGCGGCGTCTGGTGCGTATGATCTCTCTGCGTTCAAACGGATTCAAGACTCTCTGGCAGGCATCACCGGGATTGACGCAGCGATGCGAAATTCGTTAGCCAACATTGTGACGCCTACCATCCGTCCTATCTCGAGCTTCTCATTGCCTCGATACCTTCCGCCGCCCCCTCCAAAGCCCGAAGAATTCTACTACTCATCCTGGCCGAAGCAGAGCCCGGTTCGAAACGGCGCGCTCACATGCGAATTGTGGCGACACCAAAACGGCGACGAGATTTTCGAGTTCGAGGTGCTTTTCGAAGGTGATGACGACGCAAGAGGCGTCGTAGAATGCAGTGTTCATGCAGAAAATCTCACAACGCCGCAGCAGTTGAGAGTGGTGGTGGAACGTAAGATCGAGTTCATCAAGATGTTTGATTTGGCCAGAGCTTTGGTCGAGCAGTGA
- a CDS encoding toll/interleukin-1 receptor domain-containing protein — MNRDHSGIMAYDFSSLSHNEFEDLTRDLIGREIGKRFEAFPEGPDSGMDGRHASADGDIILQAKHYHRSGFSHLKATMAKEGQAIQRLQPKRYILATSTPLTPKNKSVLSEVIGPALQGPGDIFGPDDLNALLRKYPDIETVHQKLWIQSTAVLGTVLTEAVEKALAKQGQIPAVLADLLPSKTDSNVPAAARDTIFLIKASPIDDEFALWLAPKLEAEGYRVFADILTLQPGDRWRREINQALQYRAAKILLVCRDATLADQHVQDDLDIALEMAKELGDTRFIIPMRLEQGKKVKGVGDAVTVDFVRGWGEGVGLLLDALQRQRVLRAAGEPLINPNWEIFRRRGAIPLVDEPERLTSNWLRVAEAPDFIRYFEGSGVIDDRLLDRALEEFHYPAEKQKEGIVTFADQSEVDSAFASVGRFRLKHEIPLLEFIEQGHHAIGIDRQVASNLIVAMIKKAWLSFCRETGFVEYYYSNGVGVHASAAQVPTGHRIPWGKQGDRRSSMLRNVAKGHIWQFGLTAMPYFWPFWHMKLKSRVLFSIDNDTPEGLGIDDVRKMHRLRRNVCKGWRNKQWHGRMLAFLELLSGDSAYIRLSLATNATLVIDAAPMLFTSPVSTALPDVLDADEEEADTSTLGRPDEDEVDV, encoded by the coding sequence ATGAACAGAGACCATTCTGGCATTATGGCATACGATTTTTCGAGTCTGTCTCACAACGAATTCGAAGACTTAACTCGCGACTTAATAGGCCGTGAGATTGGCAAGCGTTTCGAGGCATTTCCCGAGGGGCCAGACTCTGGGATGGATGGTCGCCATGCTTCAGCCGATGGCGACATCATTCTTCAGGCGAAGCACTATCATCGCTCCGGCTTTTCGCACCTAAAGGCGACGATGGCGAAGGAAGGCCAAGCAATCCAGCGCTTGCAGCCGAAGCGATACATCTTAGCGACATCAACACCGCTCACACCAAAGAACAAGAGCGTCCTTAGCGAGGTTATCGGGCCGGCGTTGCAAGGCCCAGGCGACATTTTCGGGCCAGATGATTTAAACGCCCTCCTACGCAAGTATCCTGACATCGAAACAGTTCACCAAAAGCTCTGGATTCAGAGTACCGCAGTCCTGGGAACGGTTCTCACTGAGGCAGTCGAAAAGGCTCTAGCAAAGCAAGGACAAATTCCAGCTGTACTGGCGGACCTTCTACCTTCAAAGACGGACAGCAACGTTCCCGCGGCTGCACGAGACACGATATTTCTGATCAAGGCATCGCCGATTGATGACGAATTCGCCCTGTGGCTCGCTCCCAAGCTCGAGGCCGAGGGCTACCGCGTATTTGCTGACATCTTGACGCTCCAACCAGGCGATCGATGGCGCAGGGAGATCAACCAAGCCCTGCAGTATCGAGCGGCAAAGATCCTACTGGTTTGCCGAGATGCCACTCTCGCCGATCAGCACGTTCAGGATGATTTGGACATCGCACTCGAGATGGCCAAAGAGCTCGGAGATACCCGGTTCATCATTCCGATGCGACTCGAGCAGGGAAAGAAGGTCAAGGGCGTCGGGGATGCCGTTACTGTGGATTTCGTTCGCGGTTGGGGAGAAGGTGTAGGCCTCCTGCTCGACGCATTGCAGCGCCAAAGAGTCCTGCGCGCTGCGGGCGAACCATTGATTAATCCCAACTGGGAGATCTTCAGGCGCCGCGGTGCGATTCCGCTTGTAGACGAGCCGGAGCGATTGACCTCAAACTGGCTCCGTGTCGCCGAAGCACCTGACTTCATTCGATATTTCGAAGGGTCAGGTGTGATCGACGATCGATTGCTCGATCGGGCACTCGAGGAGTTTCACTATCCCGCCGAGAAACAGAAAGAAGGGATTGTCACCTTCGCTGATCAGTCGGAAGTCGACAGTGCTTTCGCGTCTGTTGGTCGCTTCAGGCTGAAACACGAGATTCCGTTGCTGGAATTCATCGAACAAGGCCACCATGCAATCGGGATCGATCGACAGGTTGCGTCCAACCTGATCGTCGCCATGATCAAGAAGGCGTGGCTTTCATTCTGTAGAGAGACGGGCTTCGTTGAGTATTACTATTCGAACGGAGTTGGTGTACACGCCTCCGCCGCTCAGGTTCCAACTGGACATCGTATTCCTTGGGGCAAACAGGGCGACCGACGATCATCCATGCTTCGCAATGTTGCCAAGGGGCATATTTGGCAATTTGGGCTTACCGCGATGCCCTACTTCTGGCCTTTCTGGCACATGAAGCTCAAATCAAGAGTCCTGTTCTCTATCGACAATGATACCCCAGAAGGGCTTGGCATCGATGATGTCAGGAAAATGCATCGGCTGCGCAGAAACGTTTGCAAGGGGTGGCGTAACAAGCAGTGGCATGGGCGAATGCTCGCGTTTTTGGAGCTATTGTCGGGCGACTCCGCTTACATCCGACTATCGCTTGCTACCAATGCAACGCTCGTAATCGACGCAGCTCCAATGCTGTTCACGTCACCGGTGAGCACCGCTCTTCCCGATGTTCTCGACGCAGACGAAGAAGAAGCCGACACCAGCACGCTCGGCCGCCCCGACGAGGATGAGGTTGACGTATGA
- a CDS encoding DUF6634 family protein: MSYMVTGRIPVPELRSDIERLRRLLDDLERIRRGDHPSAARIARAPILNNWEMAQRLELCLTGVVNGHPIITDDKEAYTSALWVISPELGYARTFSRLYRLGTPYADPSLH, encoded by the coding sequence ATGTCGTATATGGTCACTGGTCGCATTCCCGTCCCCGAGCTTCGATCCGACATCGAACGCCTGCGTCGTCTCTTAGATGACCTTGAGCGCATTCGTCGTGGAGATCATCCCAGCGCGGCCCGAATTGCCAGAGCGCCCATCTTGAACAACTGGGAAATGGCGCAGCGCCTCGAGCTGTGCCTCACCGGCGTCGTCAATGGCCATCCCATCATCACCGATGACAAGGAGGCCTACACCTCGGCTCTGTGGGTGATTTCTCCGGAGCTTGGATACGCCAGAACGTTCTCCCGTCTGTATCGGCTGGGTACTCCCTACGCCGATCCCAGTCTCCACTAA
- a CDS encoding AAA family ATPase yields the protein MNLRNLSRSRVVSRQRTTDVGVAVARHLLVRSLRQNRMHHVLAGCVSVVGFVLRNAADGETFEEAGRTLYRNPDRAKRVIRPEILHWDSEASVRQTRENDLGKTLAGNDHVIGFAYDEDAFPLAFRLAADGILPLAVADLSVLKAASRAAGIRGLADEVLATAVGEPLALLSMVIKPGRSRLHIERSLRRVKKDQLARSSQGRSSVVTMPSLDDLHGFGEAAVWGHELAKDLEDYRAGRLPWADVDRGVLISGPTGTGKTTFAQALARTCRVPIHIHSLARWQAAGYLNDLLKAMRRAFRDAIVDAPSILFIDELDSFGDRETLEGRHEQYSREVINAFLECLDGVDGREGVVVVGATNLPDKIDKAILRPGRLGKHVKIPLPDLDARIGILRHHLRGDCTSADLADIALRLEGASGAVIEQLVRDARRKARSERRPMTFADLLHGLPVRIVQTEEAFHEACVHEAGHALVGHFLGGQSGNRLIESQVFREVGMDGSGGRTVMRQIPGRNLGKAAYSAQIAILLAGIAAEEIVFGDHADGGGGTEDSDLRQATLIAATMEVSLGLGSSLVYLSSRRPDAVLARLQTDPLLRQHVATTLDGSFMRAKRIITDRATAFDRIVGLLLERGCASAEEIECEIATA from the coding sequence ATGAACCTGAGAAACCTTTCGAGATCGCGCGTGGTCTCACGTCAACGGACGACTGACGTGGGCGTGGCAGTCGCGCGGCACCTGCTGGTTCGATCCCTGCGCCAGAACCGTATGCATCACGTACTAGCCGGATGCGTTTCCGTCGTTGGCTTCGTCCTGCGTAACGCTGCCGATGGTGAGACTTTCGAGGAAGCGGGGCGCACGCTCTATCGCAACCCAGATCGTGCGAAGCGCGTCATCCGTCCGGAAATCCTGCATTGGGACAGTGAGGCGTCCGTTCGACAGACTCGCGAAAACGACCTGGGCAAGACGTTGGCCGGAAACGATCACGTCATCGGCTTCGCCTACGATGAGGACGCTTTTCCGCTGGCGTTTCGCCTGGCAGCTGATGGGATTTTGCCCCTCGCAGTCGCCGACTTGTCGGTCCTCAAAGCAGCCTCCCGTGCGGCCGGAATTCGTGGCCTAGCTGACGAAGTTCTGGCCACTGCTGTGGGAGAGCCCCTCGCCTTGCTGAGTATGGTGATCAAGCCAGGTCGAAGCAGGCTGCATATCGAGCGGAGCCTCAGGAGGGTCAAGAAGGATCAGCTCGCAAGGAGCTCTCAGGGGCGATCCTCTGTAGTTACCATGCCGAGCTTGGACGATCTGCACGGGTTTGGGGAGGCAGCTGTCTGGGGCCACGAACTTGCTAAAGACCTCGAAGACTATCGGGCCGGGCGATTGCCATGGGCGGATGTCGATCGCGGCGTCCTGATCTCTGGTCCAACCGGTACAGGCAAGACGACCTTCGCACAGGCTCTGGCTCGAACCTGCAGGGTTCCGATCCATATCCACTCGCTCGCCCGCTGGCAGGCAGCTGGCTATCTGAATGACCTTCTAAAGGCGATGAGGAGAGCTTTCCGTGACGCCATCGTGGATGCTCCCAGCATTCTCTTCATCGACGAGCTCGATTCATTCGGGGATCGGGAAACGCTCGAGGGAAGGCACGAACAATACTCCCGAGAAGTCATCAACGCCTTCCTGGAATGCCTCGACGGCGTAGACGGACGTGAAGGCGTGGTGGTCGTGGGGGCGACAAATCTGCCGGATAAAATCGACAAGGCGATCCTGCGGCCGGGCCGTTTGGGAAAGCATGTCAAAATCCCCCTTCCCGACCTCGACGCTCGCATTGGGATTCTGCGACACCATCTCCGAGGCGACTGCACCTCAGCTGATCTGGCCGACATCGCGTTGCGCCTAGAAGGCGCTTCCGGAGCTGTAATCGAACAGCTAGTCCGGGACGCAAGGCGCAAGGCTCGCTCCGAACGCCGCCCCATGACCTTTGCCGACCTTCTGCACGGCCTCCCTGTCAGGATTGTGCAGACCGAAGAAGCCTTCCACGAGGCCTGCGTACACGAGGCTGGCCATGCGCTCGTTGGCCATTTCCTCGGGGGTCAGTCGGGCAACCGCCTGATTGAAAGCCAAGTCTTCCGGGAGGTCGGGATGGACGGCTCTGGCGGCCGAACGGTCATGCGGCAGATTCCCGGCCGGAATCTCGGCAAGGCAGCGTACTCGGCGCAAATCGCGATCCTTCTGGCTGGCATTGCGGCCGAGGAAATTGTGTTCGGCGACCATGCCGATGGCGGCGGCGGTACGGAGGATTCCGACCTCCGACAGGCAACCCTGATTGCGGCGACGATGGAGGTCTCACTCGGTCTCGGCAGCAGTCTCGTTTACCTGTCCTCGAGGCGCCCGGACGCAGTCCTCGCGCGACTGCAAACGGACCCACTGCTCCGGCAGCATGTCGCTACGACTTTGGACGGAAGCTTCATGCGAGCAAAGAGGATCATCACAGATCGAGCGACGGCATTCGATAGAATCGTCGGGCTTTTGTTGGAGCGCGGATGCGCATCTGCGGAGGAGATCGAATGCGAAATCGCCACGGCTTGA
- a CDS encoding transposase family protein: protein MNLGHVPVQLRTGATIRLDTRRYIVGPPGDQVRVFTDKESGTEKALANTAILHMMRSGRITTDAAFRALPPVVQDNLQVDWGAFSDVERLSAERKYPFVKAIDDLPAPFRDRRKHVLPAIERVIAEATDDLRPPREVTFRRAREWYLRWLVAGRDIRALVDTHRKKGNRTPRLAEWHKQEIMNGIDEVYRNEIAGSKADAREAAARHILLRADRDGLALPSLGAKEVIGKHLVSRMINKMEVYDLTVARHGKRQADFLMKAVRKGPACSMPLEEAEVDHTRLDLIVVDKNGLVLGRPWLTVIIDRWSRMILGLSLSFTPPSWVSVMEALRVAVQPKDGLLAKISSAAGRDVTFRFPWPCYGPMTRLFCDNGAEFRSRSMRQTERALNMQIVDLPRAAGWLKGRVERWFRSHNQGVIHKLPGTTKSNPRDRGTYNSEKHAVLTLEDANWIIAKWIVDVYHTTIHSEIGETPLDRWTRGILEVGERPAPPEELLVPLTGLVIDRHLRSPGIEFEGLRWNSNAFSGLRNRLAGNSAVTVRIDPQDLRTAYILDPTALDAKAKWVEGYLQADEEVAKLTLYQYRVLKKARQNSDDECFDPKKALARAKSSQEIIDLIDERSPRKKLPKKAVRFLTDGRNPSEHLRGEHLSPDESERKLDSYDPDRTLMSSPPDERGPYRDRTPAVETPPSRAILDSPEVDLAAFSASADAELEPKRVVTPDQSPQILVVKRRSLD from the coding sequence ATGAACCTTGGGCACGTTCCCGTTCAACTCCGCACTGGAGCAACGATCCGCCTCGACACCCGCCGCTACATCGTCGGTCCGCCTGGCGACCAGGTTCGTGTATTCACCGATAAGGAGTCTGGCACCGAGAAGGCGTTAGCAAACACTGCAATTCTGCACATGATGCGTTCGGGCCGGATTACGACCGACGCTGCCTTTCGTGCTCTTCCCCCGGTCGTCCAAGACAATCTGCAGGTGGACTGGGGCGCATTCTCCGATGTCGAACGGTTGTCGGCGGAACGAAAGTATCCTTTCGTCAAAGCTATCGATGACCTCCCCGCACCCTTTCGAGACAGGCGGAAGCATGTCTTGCCTGCCATCGAGCGCGTGATCGCTGAAGCAACAGACGATCTGCGTCCGCCCAGGGAGGTCACGTTTCGTCGCGCTCGAGAATGGTACCTGCGCTGGCTGGTAGCTGGCCGGGACATCCGCGCTCTGGTCGACACTCACCGAAAGAAAGGCAATCGGACACCTCGTCTGGCGGAATGGCACAAGCAGGAGATCATGAACGGTATTGACGAAGTCTATCGAAACGAAATCGCTGGCTCGAAAGCCGATGCCCGAGAAGCGGCCGCTCGTCACATTTTGCTTCGCGCGGACCGGGACGGCCTTGCCCTTCCGTCGCTTGGTGCCAAGGAAGTAATTGGAAAGCATTTGGTCTCGCGAATGATCAACAAGATGGAGGTCTACGATTTGACCGTCGCGAGACATGGTAAAAGACAAGCAGACTTTCTGATGAAAGCGGTTCGAAAGGGACCTGCCTGCAGCATGCCGCTTGAAGAAGCGGAAGTTGATCACACGCGGCTGGACCTGATCGTCGTAGACAAGAATGGCCTCGTCCTCGGTCGCCCATGGCTCACCGTGATCATCGATCGTTGGTCACGGATGATCCTTGGCCTGTCACTCAGCTTCACGCCGCCTTCCTGGGTTAGCGTCATGGAAGCGCTTAGGGTCGCAGTCCAGCCTAAAGACGGCTTGCTTGCGAAGATCAGTTCGGCGGCCGGACGGGACGTCACCTTCCGCTTTCCTTGGCCCTGCTACGGCCCCATGACGCGATTATTCTGCGACAACGGCGCTGAGTTTCGCTCAAGGTCCATGAGGCAGACCGAACGCGCATTGAATATGCAGATCGTCGACCTGCCCAGAGCAGCGGGCTGGCTCAAAGGTCGTGTGGAGCGCTGGTTTCGGAGCCACAATCAGGGAGTCATTCACAAATTGCCGGGCACGACCAAGTCGAACCCTCGCGACCGCGGAACCTACAATTCCGAAAAGCACGCGGTCCTCACTCTCGAAGACGCAAATTGGATCATCGCGAAATGGATCGTGGATGTCTATCACACGACCATTCACTCCGAGATTGGGGAGACCCCGCTGGACCGATGGACGAGAGGCATTCTCGAGGTTGGAGAGCGCCCTGCTCCGCCTGAGGAACTCCTCGTTCCGCTGACCGGTCTAGTAATTGATCGTCACCTGAGATCCCCCGGTATTGAATTCGAAGGCCTTCGGTGGAATTCCAATGCCTTCTCGGGACTCCGGAACAGACTTGCCGGAAACAGCGCTGTGACGGTTCGGATCGACCCACAGGACTTAAGGACGGCGTACATCCTCGATCCAACCGCCTTGGACGCTAAAGCGAAATGGGTTGAAGGTTACCTCCAGGCAGATGAAGAGGTCGCAAAGCTGACACTCTATCAATATCGGGTGCTGAAGAAGGCGCGTCAGAATTCAGACGACGAATGCTTTGATCCGAAAAAGGCTCTAGCTCGGGCGAAATCGAGCCAAGAGATCATCGATCTCATCGACGAACGCAGCCCCCGCAAGAAACTGCCGAAGAAGGCGGTTCGCTTCTTGACCGACGGTCGCAACCCTTCCGAGCATCTCCGTGGCGAGCACCTTTCCCCGGATGAAAGCGAACGGAAGTTGGACTCCTACGATCCGGATCGCACTCTGATGTCATCACCGCCAGACGAGCGCGGCCCCTACCGCGATCGTACTCCGGCGGTCGAAACCCCACCTTCGCGGGCGATTCTTGACTCCCCGGAGGTCGATCTAGCCGCCTTCTCAGCCAGTGCTGACGCCGAACTCGAGCCGAAGCGCGTTGTAACACCCGATCAATCACCGCAAATCTTAGTTGTAAAGCGGCGCTCTCTGGACTAG
- a CDS encoding TniQ family protein yields the protein MLRSPLPLWVVPAEDEPPHGLLLRLAERNGIQSQSQLSALTGLSVRELRNGAGIERLAAVAHCDPAHLMNSAPIVSDGGLAIRGERFSARHAVRQSVRRLCPECVVESSHHRFWFDLKFVTTCPAHGRKLIQTCSCGQPLSWTDVRISKCCRCDNGDVTNIPWVQARPDILEMDRWILSRLRVGGASSVPILDSINVGTALHVIQNVGLLDLGGYQTAWPEPRDFGVSVAEARSRGFRILKHERLNDVLDSVYTAFAASNSGRAATIKNSYGWFGEWLLDLQFQEASARIHETIVVRATRRKRSQPSFRNGPGLGHAT from the coding sequence TTGCTTCGCTCACCACTCCCCCTATGGGTCGTTCCCGCCGAAGACGAACCCCCACACGGGTTGCTGCTTCGGCTCGCTGAACGAAATGGCATCCAAAGCCAAAGCCAGCTTTCAGCCTTGACCGGACTATCGGTGCGAGAGCTACGGAATGGGGCCGGAATCGAACGCCTCGCCGCTGTGGCGCACTGCGACCCGGCCCATCTCATGAATTCGGCCCCGATCGTCTCGGACGGCGGGCTAGCCATTCGAGGAGAGCGCTTCAGTGCGAGGCACGCAGTGAGGCAGTCCGTACGTCGCCTCTGTCCGGAATGTGTAGTGGAGTCCTCTCATCATCGGTTCTGGTTCGATCTAAAATTCGTCACTACCTGCCCTGCCCATGGCAGGAAGTTGATCCAGACCTGCTCGTGTGGACAACCGCTATCGTGGACAGATGTTCGCATTTCGAAGTGTTGCCGATGCGATAACGGAGATGTCACTAACATCCCCTGGGTGCAAGCTAGGCCTGATATCTTAGAAATGGATCGGTGGATTCTCTCGAGGCTGCGGGTCGGCGGGGCATCTTCCGTTCCGATCCTCGATTCCATAAATGTGGGCACTGCTCTGCATGTGATCCAAAACGTTGGCTTGCTCGACCTCGGGGGTTACCAAACGGCGTGGCCCGAACCGAGAGATTTCGGAGTGTCGGTGGCCGAGGCGCGTTCGCGAGGCTTTCGGATTCTCAAACATGAACGGCTGAACGACGTTTTAGACAGTGTTTACACGGCGTTTGCAGCCTCAAATTCAGGTAGGGCAGCCACAATCAAGAATTCCTATGGCTGGTTCGGCGAATGGCTTCTAGATCTGCAGTTTCAGGAAGCCTCTGCTCGTATTCATGAGACGATCGTCGTGAGAGCGACGAGACGAAAGCGGTCACAACCTTCCTTTAGAAACGGGCCGGGTCTTGGTCATGCAACTTAA